In a single window of the Natronosalvus caseinilyticus genome:
- a CDS encoding ABC transporter ATP-binding protein produces the protein MNTETQTTQTKTGQSETILSVRNLQTAFFTDKEVIRAVDGISYDIESGETVGIVGESGSGKSVTARSIMGLVDSPGRILPGSSIRFHHLETVREFARRFSGNTVDVNALEQAHDPAEQFDRPEVDMTPAAFGYESPEEASIVDFLGSGYGESLGLVDAGDFVFVTEGSPDDPSSIESGFVEITRLEGKAQRAMRGNKIAMVFQDPLTSLNPVYTVGNQIKEALRLHQGMTGGEATNEAVELLEAVGIPDARRRVREYPHQFSGGMRQRAVIAMALACEPEVLICDEPTTALDVTIQAQILELLEDLQEERDLAIMFITHDMGVIADVSDRVNVMYAGEIVETADVETLFASPKHPYTQGLLQSIPGRQTGDRLQTIEGNVPTPNEPATYCRFAPRCPEAFDACNEIHPVSIPVREGADDHTAACLLYPEGKSEIERIDHHTDQAAQSPSTEGGANEDQ, from the coding sequence ATGAACACAGAGACGCAAACGACGCAGACGAAAACAGGCCAGTCTGAGACGATCCTCTCGGTTCGAAACCTCCAGACCGCGTTCTTCACCGACAAGGAGGTGATTCGGGCTGTAGACGGGATCTCCTACGACATCGAAAGCGGTGAAACGGTCGGCATCGTCGGTGAAAGCGGATCCGGAAAGAGTGTCACCGCACGCTCGATCATGGGGCTCGTCGATAGTCCCGGCCGCATCCTGCCCGGCAGCAGCATTCGCTTCCACCACCTCGAGACCGTCCGGGAGTTCGCCCGGCGGTTCTCGGGGAACACAGTCGACGTGAACGCGCTCGAGCAAGCCCACGACCCGGCGGAGCAGTTCGACCGGCCCGAAGTCGACATGACGCCCGCGGCGTTCGGCTACGAATCGCCCGAGGAGGCTTCGATCGTCGACTTTCTCGGCTCCGGCTACGGCGAATCGCTCGGCCTCGTCGACGCCGGCGATTTCGTCTTCGTGACCGAAGGGTCGCCCGACGACCCCTCGAGCATCGAGTCCGGATTCGTGGAGATCACTCGTCTCGAGGGGAAGGCCCAGCGCGCCATGCGCGGCAACAAGATTGCAATGGTCTTCCAGGATCCGCTGACGAGTCTCAACCCCGTGTACACCGTCGGCAACCAGATCAAGGAAGCGCTCAGACTCCACCAGGGAATGACCGGCGGAGAGGCGACCAACGAGGCCGTCGAGTTACTCGAGGCCGTCGGGATTCCGGACGCCCGACGACGCGTCAGAGAGTATCCACACCAGTTCTCCGGCGGTATGCGACAGCGAGCCGTCATCGCAATGGCGCTCGCCTGCGAACCGGAGGTACTAATCTGTGACGAGCCGACGACGGCGCTAGACGTGACGATTCAGGCACAGATTCTCGAACTGCTCGAGGACTTGCAGGAAGAACGCGACCTGGCGATCATGTTCATCACCCACGACATGGGCGTCATCGCCGACGTCTCCGATCGGGTAAACGTCATGTACGCGGGCGAAATCGTCGAGACGGCGGACGTCGAGACGCTGTTCGCTTCACCGAAACACCCCTACACGCAGGGGCTACTCCAATCGATCCCCGGCAGACAGACCGGAGATCGGCTCCAGACTATCGAGGGGAACGTACCGACGCCGAACGAGCCGGCGACGTACTGTCGATTCGCGCCGCGCTGTCCGGAGGCGTTCGACGCCTGTAACGAGATCCATCCCGTCTCGATTCCGGTCCGAGAAGGAGCCGACGACCACACGGCGGCCTGTCTCCTCTATCCCGAGGGGAAGTCCGAAATCGAACGGATCGATCACCACACAGACCAGGCGGCACAGTCGCCGTCGACTGAAGGAGGTGCAAACGAAGATCAATGA
- a CDS encoding ABC transporter permease: MSSELDEGTTLRERIAANPRPAAIWAAGIAILILLELGRVGAGVVKMGGAIRVALAGFAAIPGWVYGNVHGSAGLIAAEISFAVTAVLILSVVTLILRATVVTGSLADRFGIHHDRFESTYVTEERLERIILLAVLTAVTFLVTMTPAEIAVDLVVGALTAFFEWIASLWSITSPETIPNQGYRTPGGGWEGTFLGLSPAWAWAIRVVLVYVYAFTALVWLWKGYTIFREHYREADWTPRDDSVNRFRDHYWGIFGLLVVFMFVVMALWAPALGPVGPQENIYSPYGHEFQYLDQETGELETVNHGTANLDARSQGSDPVGPLSYDNYDRWAPFGTTSDGKDLFTYLVFGARTSLVIGIVSIGLATLIALGLSLLTAYYKGLVDLATVIVSDTLIAVPVFLMVLLLSVVFQQGNHPIADYYNGGLLLALIFAGLYWPGLWRSIRGPSLQVAEQEWVDAAKSYGQTPMMTMRKHMAPYIFSYIMIYASLLLGGVIIVTAALSFLGLGINPPTPEWGRIIADGRSYVSTESWHIATIPGILIVLVVTGFNALGDGIRDAMDPESEAGEGDVATTGGGA; this comes from the coding sequence ATGAGTTCCGAGCTAGACGAGGGGACGACACTTCGTGAACGAATCGCCGCAAACCCGCGTCCGGCCGCGATCTGGGCCGCCGGAATAGCAATTTTGATCCTGCTCGAGTTGGGTCGCGTCGGAGCGGGCGTCGTAAAAATGGGTGGCGCAATCCGCGTCGCTCTGGCCGGATTCGCCGCGATTCCCGGCTGGGTCTACGGAAACGTACACGGCTCGGCCGGACTGATCGCCGCCGAGATTTCGTTCGCAGTCACCGCGGTGCTCATCCTGTCGGTCGTCACGTTGATTCTCAGAGCGACGGTCGTCACCGGCTCACTCGCCGATCGATTCGGAATTCACCACGATCGGTTCGAAAGCACTTACGTGACCGAAGAACGGCTCGAGCGAATTATCTTGCTCGCCGTTTTAACAGCGGTAACGTTCCTCGTGACCATGACGCCAGCCGAGATCGCCGTCGACCTCGTCGTCGGTGCACTAACGGCGTTCTTCGAGTGGATCGCGTCGCTGTGGTCGATTACGAGCCCGGAAACGATTCCGAACCAAGGCTACCGAACGCCCGGTGGCGGCTGGGAAGGAACCTTCCTGGGGCTGTCTCCGGCATGGGCCTGGGCGATTCGGGTCGTCCTCGTCTACGTGTACGCCTTCACAGCGCTCGTGTGGCTCTGGAAGGGGTATACGATCTTCCGGGAACACTATCGGGAGGCCGACTGGACGCCCCGAGACGATTCAGTCAACCGGTTCCGGGACCACTACTGGGGGATCTTTGGACTCCTCGTTGTCTTCATGTTCGTGGTAATGGCGTTGTGGGCACCGGCGCTCGGTCCGGTCGGTCCGCAAGAGAACATATACAGTCCGTACGGCCACGAGTTCCAGTACCTGGACCAGGAGACCGGTGAACTCGAAACGGTCAACCACGGGACGGCAAACCTCGATGCCCGGTCTCAGGGGTCCGATCCTGTTGGTCCGCTGAGTTACGATAACTACGATCGGTGGGCACCGTTCGGGACGACCAGTGACGGGAAGGATCTGTTCACGTACCTCGTCTTCGGGGCCCGGACATCGCTCGTTATCGGTATCGTCTCGATCGGACTGGCGACGCTCATCGCGCTGGGATTGTCCCTCCTCACCGCCTACTACAAGGGACTGGTCGACCTCGCGACTGTGATCGTCAGCGATACGCTCATCGCCGTTCCGGTGTTCCTGATGGTCCTGTTACTCTCGGTCGTGTTCCAGCAGGGGAATCACCCGATTGCCGATTATTACAACGGCGGGTTACTCCTGGCGCTCATCTTCGCTGGCCTGTATTGGCCAGGATTATGGCGTTCGATACGCGGCCCCTCGCTCCAGGTTGCCGAACAGGAGTGGGTCGACGCCGCGAAGAGCTACGGGCAAACGCCGATGATGACGATGAGAAAACACATGGCGCCCTACATCTTCAGCTACATCATGATCTACGCATCGTTGCTGTTGGGCGGCGTTATCATCGTCACCGCCGCTCTCTCGTTCCTCGGTCTGGGTATCAACCCACCGACGCCCGAATGGGGTCGAATCATCGCCGACGGTCGCTCGTACGTCTCGACCGAGTCCTGGCACATCGCGACGATTCCGGGCATCCTGATCGTCCTCGTCGTCACCGGTTTCAACGCCCTCGGTGACGGAATCCGAGACGCGATGGATCCAGAGAGCGAAGCCGGCGAAGGTGACGTGGCGACGACCGGAGGTGGTGCGTGA
- a CDS encoding ABC transporter permease, whose translation MSRWRYFFQRVLLSIPVLFLVMTMLFVILRMGPLDPVAAMLGPEASGAAAAQIRENMGLNEPLWQQYIDFMVGLITFDLGQSWVIQRGRSVTSMIRIYAPRTIWLGFWAILLPLFIGIPLGFYAGLNSNSWGDYIASFSGIVWLAMPNFWLAIMFLAVLRRTQGGGFLGFDWYTLGPDIRSIIGTPPLDFIGFEQLLPVPSGFFFDGGTLAVAIKVILPAALVLGSASMATELRIGRTAMLETINSNYVETAKAKGLSNRVIIWKHVFRNALIPLVPIITNEAFLLLGGSVIVEVLFGINGLGRLYFISLTQGDLPLAGALVYIFTIITISMNIIQDLLYTILDPRVGYDQ comes from the coding sequence ATGAGTCGCTGGCGATACTTTTTCCAGCGGGTCTTGCTCTCAATTCCGGTCCTCTTCCTCGTGATGACAATGCTGTTCGTCATCCTCAGAATGGGACCGCTCGACCCGGTCGCAGCGATGCTCGGGCCAGAGGCGAGCGGCGCAGCAGCAGCACAGATTCGCGAAAACATGGGCTTGAACGAGCCGCTGTGGCAACAGTACATCGACTTTATGGTCGGGTTGATCACCTTCGACCTCGGCCAATCGTGGGTCATCCAGCGGGGTCGATCCGTAACGTCGATGATCAGGATCTACGCGCCACGAACGATCTGGCTCGGATTCTGGGCGATCCTGCTCCCGCTGTTCATCGGCATCCCGCTCGGGTTCTACGCCGGGCTCAACTCGAACAGCTGGGGCGACTACATCGCCTCATTTTCGGGAATCGTCTGGCTGGCGATGCCGAACTTCTGGCTCGCAATCATGTTCCTCGCCGTTCTGCGTCGAACGCAGGGTGGGGGGTTCCTCGGGTTCGACTGGTACACTCTCGGTCCCGATATCAGGAGCATCATCGGCACGCCACCGCTCGACTTCATCGGCTTCGAACAGTTGCTCCCGGTCCCGAGCGGGTTCTTCTTCGACGGGGGGACGCTCGCCGTTGCAATCAAAGTAATCCTTCCGGCGGCGCTCGTCCTCGGCTCGGCGTCGATGGCCACCGAACTCCGAATTGGACGAACGGCAATGCTCGAGACGATCAACTCAAACTACGTCGAGACGGCGAAGGCGAAGGGACTCTCGAACCGGGTCATCATCTGGAAGCACGTCTTCCGGAACGCGTTGATTCCGCTAGTGCCGATCATTACTAACGAAGCGTTCTTGCTTCTGGGCGGGTCGGTCATCGTCGAGGTCCTCTTCGGTATCAACGGACTCGGTCGGCTGTACTTCATCTCGCTGACGCAGGGTGACTTGCCGCTCGCAGGAGCACTGGTGTACATATTCACCATCATAACGATTAGTATGAATATCATACAGGACCTCCTGTACACGATTCTAGATCCGCGTGTGGGGTACGATCAATGA
- a CDS encoding ABC transporter substrate-binding protein → MPNDNGVSRRSFLKATSAGAATAAVAGCFGGDEGNGDGNGDGNGNESGNGNGNGDGDLSNVEKAQQAWERAQDNPAPEDEETRMEAYLEMEEAVRDDMVLLPLYHGLTERMWYDHVDVEPTGSLGGHRQQHNETSTEDGELNLINSTVTSLDPIQSTDTASAVIINQVYENLVHYPNGVPEVENQLAEEVNVSDDLLTYTFTIKEAQYHDGSELTASDFVYAWRRLAESAASERANFLLEPGFLAVEHETEGEGEDATTVPDSLGVEAVDDRTLEVTLTEPQPSALDILTYDSFAAMPEGLVGDIEGYDGQYTQEEISQEVMVGCGPFQFETWEPGTEQILTAFGDYHDGAPNLDRIHWQVIEDDETIWTYVNEGNADIFGIPTAYYDQENIDAEEDDMGRDVGTYGPLEDGETVVNYLGVSEMSTFYFAFNAAKVPKPVRQAMAYVTDHEELINQVFEGRGVEAFSFTPPGIFPGGNEAYQTFVDEWQYSPNDTDRESAQQVLEEGGHTADDPFALTLTTYESETFSEAAGITRDKVSDLGIELDTEEAEFSTLISRGQDGDLEMYSLGWIWSYPSVAYGLFGFEPANTNTDLISQGEADGYYLNWEAELENEE, encoded by the coding sequence ATGCCCAACGACAACGGTGTATCCCGACGATCATTCCTGAAGGCCACGAGCGCCGGTGCAGCCACCGCGGCGGTGGCCGGGTGCTTTGGCGGCGACGAAGGAAATGGTGATGGGAACGGCGACGGTAACGGCAACGAATCTGGCAACGGAAACGGCAACGGCGACGGGGACCTGTCCAACGTCGAGAAGGCCCAGCAGGCCTGGGAACGTGCCCAGGACAACCCTGCGCCGGAGGACGAGGAGACCCGGATGGAAGCGTACCTCGAGATGGAGGAGGCCGTTCGCGATGACATGGTCCTGCTGCCGCTGTACCACGGCCTGACGGAGCGGATGTGGTACGACCACGTCGATGTCGAACCCACGGGCTCGCTCGGCGGCCACCGACAGCAGCACAACGAGACCAGTACCGAAGACGGTGAGTTGAACCTGATCAACTCGACGGTTACGTCGCTGGACCCCATTCAGTCGACCGACACCGCCTCCGCGGTCATCATCAACCAGGTGTACGAGAACCTCGTGCACTACCCCAACGGCGTGCCGGAAGTCGAGAACCAGCTCGCCGAGGAGGTCAACGTCTCCGACGACCTGCTGACGTACACGTTCACCATCAAGGAGGCGCAGTACCACGACGGCAGCGAGCTGACCGCCAGCGACTTCGTGTACGCCTGGCGTCGTCTCGCGGAGTCCGCCGCCAGCGAGCGCGCGAACTTCCTGCTGGAACCCGGCTTCCTTGCCGTCGAACACGAGACGGAGGGCGAAGGCGAGGACGCCACGACCGTCCCGGACTCCCTCGGCGTCGAGGCCGTGGACGACCGTACGCTCGAGGTGACGCTCACGGAACCACAGCCGTCCGCACTCGACATCCTCACCTACGACTCGTTCGCGGCGATGCCCGAGGGACTCGTCGGCGACATCGAGGGCTACGACGGCCAGTACACCCAGGAGGAGATCTCCCAGGAAGTGATGGTCGGCTGCGGCCCCTTCCAGTTCGAAACGTGGGAGCCCGGAACGGAACAGATCCTCACGGCATTCGGCGACTACCACGACGGCGCGCCGAACCTCGACCGCATCCACTGGCAGGTCATCGAGGACGACGAGACCATCTGGACGTACGTCAACGAAGGAAACGCCGACATCTTCGGCATTCCAACGGCGTACTACGACCAGGAGAACATCGACGCCGAGGAGGACGACATGGGTCGCGACGTCGGGACCTACGGTCCCCTCGAAGACGGCGAAACCGTCGTCAACTACCTCGGCGTGAGCGAGATGTCGACGTTCTACTTCGCGTTCAACGCCGCCAAGGTGCCGAAGCCGGTCCGGCAGGCGATGGCGTACGTCACCGACCACGAAGAACTCATCAACCAGGTCTTCGAAGGACGCGGAGTCGAAGCGTTCAGCTTCACGCCGCCGGGAATCTTCCCGGGTGGAAACGAGGCCTACCAGACCTTCGTCGACGAGTGGCAGTACTCGCCAAACGATACCGACCGTGAGTCCGCACAGCAGGTTCTCGAAGAGGGCGGCCACACGGCAGACGATCCGTTCGCGCTGACGCTGACGACCTACGAGAGCGAGACGTTCTCGGAAGCCGCAGGAATCACTCGAGACAAGGTTTCGGACCTGGGAATCGAGTTGGATACCGAGGAGGCAGAGTTCTCCACGCTGATCAGCCGCGGTCAGGACGGCGACCTCGAAATGTACTCGCTCGGCTGGATCTGGAGCTACCCCTCGGTCGCCTACGGCCTGTTCGGCTTCGAACCGGCCAACACCAACACCGATCTGATCTCCCAGGGAGAAGCGGACGGCTACTACCTCAACTGGGAAGCCGAACTCGAAAACGAAGAATAA
- the hisC gene encoding histidinol-phosphate transaminase translates to MHPRDLSDHVAYQAGRGIEEVARELGRDPSTFVKLASNENALGPSPAAVDAIEDAAGSVSSYPKAAHADLTAAIADRWSIADEQVWLANGGDGAIDYLSRATLEPGDDVLVPAPGFAYYGMSARFHHGDVTEYALARDNDFTQDAETILEAYEGERIVYLTSPHNPSGSTIDLEDVAAIADRTDEETLVVVDEAYGEFADVDSAVALIAGRDGFDARDDVAVLRTFSKAYGLAGLRLGYALVPHAWADAYARVNTPFAASELACRAGLAAIEDDEHVERTVATVVEARATMREEIDAHVWPSDGNFVLVDVGEATPVAEAMQERGVIVRDCTSFGLPGCVRITCGTPSETERAVETLNEVLEDRGHQRELGADGETPTEVNGA, encoded by the coding sequence ATGCATCCGCGCGATCTGTCCGACCACGTCGCCTATCAGGCGGGTCGAGGCATCGAGGAGGTTGCCCGCGAACTCGGGCGCGACCCCTCGACGTTCGTCAAACTCGCTTCCAACGAGAACGCACTCGGCCCCTCGCCTGCGGCCGTCGACGCCATCGAGGACGCTGCTGGAAGCGTGAGTTCCTATCCGAAGGCGGCTCACGCCGATCTCACCGCTGCGATCGCCGACCGCTGGTCCATCGCGGACGAACAGGTCTGGCTCGCAAACGGCGGCGACGGCGCCATCGACTACCTCTCGAGGGCGACCCTCGAACCGGGCGACGACGTGCTCGTCCCCGCGCCGGGGTTCGCCTACTACGGCATGAGCGCCCGATTCCACCACGGCGACGTTACCGAGTACGCGCTCGCGCGCGATAACGACTTCACCCAGGACGCCGAGACGATCCTCGAGGCCTACGAGGGCGAACGGATCGTCTACCTCACCAGCCCGCACAACCCCTCGGGATCGACGATCGACCTGGAGGACGTCGCGGCAATCGCCGATCGAACGGACGAGGAGACGCTCGTCGTCGTGGACGAGGCCTACGGCGAGTTCGCCGACGTCGACAGCGCCGTCGCCCTGATCGCGGGTCGCGACGGGTTCGACGCCCGCGACGACGTCGCCGTCCTCCGGACGTTCTCGAAGGCGTACGGTCTGGCGGGCCTGCGACTCGGATACGCACTCGTTCCGCACGCGTGGGCCGACGCCTACGCCCGCGTCAACACCCCGTTCGCCGCGAGCGAACTCGCCTGCCGGGCCGGCCTGGCCGCCATCGAGGACGACGAACACGTCGAGCGAACCGTCGCGACCGTCGTCGAGGCTCGAGCGACCATGCGCGAGGAAATCGATGCCCACGTCTGGCCGAGCGACGGGAATTTCGTCCTCGTCGACGTCGGGGAGGCGACCCCTGTCGCCGAGGCGATGCAAGAACGGGGCGTTATCGTCCGCGACTGTACGAGTTTCGGGTTGCCGGGGTGCGTTCGCATCACCTGCGGTACGCCGTCCGAAACCGAACGGGCCGTCGAGACGCTCAACGAGGTGCTCGAGGACCGAGGGCACCAGCGCGAACTCGGCGCTGACGGCGAAACCCCAACCGAGGTGAACGGCGCGTGA
- a CDS encoding adenylate kinase family protein, which yields MRVAVTGTPGTGKTTATTILEERIGDHRGPRLEDRHEDRPEKQLEDYDVIHLNDLLDREGLYTAVDEERDSKVADLEALEERLAERDDVLIESHLAHHLSADRVAVLRCAPEVLEKRLRERGERTDKARENAESEALDVILSEAVDRHGLESVYEIDTTDREPAAVADELEAVVHGTRAPSAGEVDFVGYLA from the coding sequence GTGAGAGTCGCGGTTACCGGCACCCCGGGAACGGGGAAGACGACGGCGACGACGATCCTCGAGGAAAGGATCGGTGATCATCGCGGGCCCCGACTCGAGGACCGCCACGAGGACCGGCCCGAGAAACAGCTCGAGGACTACGACGTGATCCACCTCAACGACCTGCTCGACCGCGAGGGGCTGTACACGGCCGTCGACGAAGAGCGCGACAGCAAGGTCGCCGACCTCGAGGCCCTCGAGGAACGACTCGCGGAGCGAGACGACGTCCTGATCGAGTCGCACCTCGCTCACCACCTGTCGGCCGATCGGGTCGCCGTCTTGCGGTGTGCTCCCGAGGTACTCGAAAAACGACTGCGCGAACGCGGAGAACGCACGGACAAAGCTCGCGAGAACGCGGAGAGCGAGGCGCTCGACGTCATCCTCTCGGAGGCCGTCGACCGCCACGGCCTCGAGTCCGTGTACGAAATCGACACCACGGACCGCGAGCCCGCCGCGGTGGCCGACGAACTCGAGGCCGTCGTTCACGGCACACGAGCGCCGAGTGCCGGCGAGGTCGACTTCGTGGGGTACCTGGCATGA
- a CDS encoding CDP-alcohol phosphatidyltransferase family protein has translation MTLDQLRPYVSRFLDPFVRGFDRVGMSPDGVSVIAGFVAIAAGLAFYLGGVAHPVWYAVGAALVFLNGWFDIIDGALARAQGVSSPAGDLLDHVLDRYADIVIIGGLAAGVGDYWLGFLAVTGVVMTSYLGTQAQAVGLDRVYGGLVGRADRLAIIGIVGFLAYPLESFDAGGLSLVGWLLVFLAVVGHVTALQRFFYSWSALE, from the coding sequence ATGACGCTCGATCAGCTTCGTCCGTACGTCTCGAGGTTCCTGGATCCGTTCGTGCGTGGGTTCGATCGAGTCGGGATGTCCCCCGACGGCGTGAGCGTGATCGCCGGATTCGTGGCGATCGCTGCGGGTCTCGCGTTCTACCTCGGTGGGGTCGCTCACCCCGTCTGGTACGCCGTCGGCGCGGCCCTCGTCTTCCTGAACGGCTGGTTCGACATCATCGACGGCGCGCTCGCTCGAGCACAGGGCGTCTCCTCCCCCGCGGGGGACCTGCTCGATCACGTCCTGGATCGGTACGCCGACATCGTGATCATCGGCGGGCTCGCCGCCGGCGTCGGCGACTACTGGCTCGGCTTCCTGGCGGTTACGGGCGTCGTTATGACCTCCTACCTCGGCACCCAGGCCCAGGCGGTGGGTCTCGACCGGGTCTACGGTGGGCTCGTCGGCCGCGCGGATCGACTGGCGATCATCGGAATCGTCGGCTTTCTCGCGTATCCGCTCGAGTCGTTTGACGCCGGTGGCCTCTCGCTCGTCGGCTGGTTGCTCGTCTTCCTCGCCGTCGTCGGACACGTGACGGCTCTCCAGCGGTTCTTCTACTCCTGGAGCGCGCTCGAGTAG
- a CDS encoding multiprotein bridging factor aMBF1: MVQCEMCGAETSSPKTIKVEGAKLDVCSNCTDFGTEVKTASSSSTSTKYSTGSGSGSGSGSSNTSSSGGRSSGSGGSRRRDMFDEMDEIVTDYDDRIRRAREKKDLSQSDLANELNEKASLIRKLERGDTLPSDRVQSKLERFLEISLTGGSGSSEDSDWEGGSSSGSYTLGDVVKRKD; the protein is encoded by the coding sequence ATGGTTCAGTGCGAGATGTGTGGCGCCGAGACGTCGTCCCCGAAGACCATCAAAGTCGAAGGCGCGAAGCTGGACGTGTGTTCGAACTGTACCGACTTCGGTACCGAGGTGAAGACCGCCTCATCCTCGAGCACGTCGACGAAGTACTCGACGGGCTCTGGATCGGGGTCCGGGTCGGGATCCAGCAACACGTCCTCGAGCGGGGGTCGCTCCTCGGGGTCCGGTGGCTCGCGTCGCCGCGACATGTTCGACGAGATGGACGAGATCGTCACCGACTACGACGACCGCATTCGTCGGGCGAGAGAGAAGAAGGACCTCAGCCAGTCCGACCTCGCGAACGAACTCAACGAGAAGGCGAGTCTGATCCGCAAACTCGAGCGCGGGGATACCCTGCCCAGCGACCGGGTCCAGAGCAAACTCGAGCGATTCCTGGAGATCAGCCTCACCGGCGGATCCGGATCGAGCGAGGACAGCGACTGGGAGGGTGGCTCCTCGAGCGGGAGTTACACGCTCGGCGACGTCGTCAAGCGAAAGGATTGA
- a CDS encoding ABC transporter permease, which yields MRILARRLALGAIAAWAVLTVMFALFAATEDWVLDRRLALAAYGGADPDELESIRQSYLADRGLDRPIIEQYVDWMGNMITLEWGNSFQSGEAVFPLVREATLETALYVVPAIVVATTLGLVVGAYAAMNVGSIRGNGATGMVYLLFAIPNFWAGFLILSASATAAAAFRWGSEFNYITVTELPFLYGRVLPVVLVTTTLLAAIVSYARAYARQYYTADLTKLVRAKGGGRVDVARHVLRNAAIPLLSLVFAETLALLAISVIVIEAVFGIGGIGSLFYNAVWTRDLPVVMGVTVVVVAFGVVGNVVQDLAYSLLDPRVDTGSR from the coding sequence GTGCGAATTCTGGCTCGGCGTCTCGCACTGGGGGCGATCGCCGCCTGGGCCGTGCTCACGGTGATGTTCGCACTGTTCGCCGCGACCGAAGACTGGGTGCTCGATAGGCGGCTCGCACTCGCAGCCTACGGCGGTGCCGACCCCGACGAACTCGAGTCTATTCGCCAGTCGTACCTCGCCGACCGAGGGCTCGATCGACCGATCATCGAGCAGTACGTCGACTGGATGGGAAACATGATCACGCTGGAGTGGGGAAACTCCTTCCAGAGCGGCGAGGCCGTGTTTCCGCTCGTCCGCGAGGCCACCCTCGAGACAGCGCTGTACGTCGTCCCGGCGATCGTGGTGGCGACGACGCTCGGTCTGGTCGTCGGCGCCTATGCCGCCATGAACGTGGGCTCGATTCGCGGCAACGGAGCCACGGGGATGGTGTACCTGCTGTTTGCGATCCCGAACTTCTGGGCCGGCTTCCTGATCCTGAGCGCGTCCGCGACTGCCGCTGCCGCCTTCAGGTGGGGCAGCGAGTTCAACTACATCACGGTGACCGAGTTGCCGTTTCTCTACGGACGCGTCCTCCCGGTCGTCCTGGTGACGACGACCCTGCTCGCTGCTATCGTCAGCTACGCTCGAGCGTACGCTCGCCAGTACTACACCGCGGACCTCACCAAACTCGTTCGCGCGAAAGGGGGTGGACGGGTCGACGTCGCCAGACACGTGTTGCGAAACGCGGCGATCCCGTTGCTCTCGCTCGTGTTCGCGGAGACGCTAGCGTTGCTCGCGATTTCGGTGATCGTCATCGAAGCGGTCTTCGGCATCGGCGGAATCGGTTCGCTCTTCTACAACGCCGTCTGGACGCGCGACCTTCCCGTCGTGATGGGCGTAACGGTCGTCGTCGTCGCCTTCGGCGTCGTCGGCAACGTCGTCCAGGATCTGGCGTACTCGCTCCTCGATCCTCGAGTGGACACCGGATCGCGGTGA